One window of Triticum dicoccoides isolate Atlit2015 ecotype Zavitan chromosome 5A, WEW_v2.0, whole genome shotgun sequence genomic DNA carries:
- the LOC119298650 gene encoding non-specific lipid transfer protein GPI-anchored 2-like — MASSTRFAPLLLLALAALAAAALAPSASAAAAGTQYCRDTLGGLLACHAFMYEGAPAASPACCDAYSAAFNADPFCLCYIANGVYGRSTGYDVNVTHALEIPTSCGQVQPPIQLCDMQGVVLPPYEPDQSGPMASSPAAQPPSAGSAEPPRSAPAAPSSTSPPPPPPPPPTTSGSDQSSAQMALVLFTIAAGMVAAVA; from the exons ATGGCGTCTAGCACCAGGTttgctcccctcctcctcctcgcgctcgccgCCCTGGCCGCGGCGGCGCTCGCCCcctcggcgtcggcggcggcggccgggacgCAGTACTGCCGGGACACGCTGGGCGGCCTGCTGGCGTGCCACGCGTTCATGTACGAGGGCGCGCCGGCGGCCTCGCCCGCGTGCTGCGACGCCTACAGCGCCGCCTTCAACGCCGACCCCTTCTGCCTCTGCTACATCGCCAACGGCGTCTACGGCCGCTCCACCGGCTACGACGTCAACGTCACCCACGCCCTCGAGATCCCCACCAGCTGCGGCCAGGTCCAGCCGCCCATCCAGCTCTGCGACA TGCAAGGAGTGGTACTTCCTCCCTACGAGCCGGATCAGTCTGGACCCATGGCCTCGTCGCCGGCAGCGCAGCCACCTTCAG CAGGATCGGCAGAGCCACCACGGTCGGCTCCTGCGGCGCCGTCGTCGACTtccccgccaccgccaccaccaccaccaccaacaacctCCGGCAGTGATCAATCCTCGGCGCAGATGGCCCTCGTGCTCTTCACCATTGCTGCCGGCATGGTCGCCGCCGTGGCATGA